A stretch of the Candidatus Methylopumilus planktonicus genome encodes the following:
- the leuS gene encoding leucine--tRNA ligase yields the protein MQSNYPFKSIEEKVRSYWDMELTFSVSEDSKKPKYYCLSMFPYPSGKLHMGHVRNYTIGDVLSRFHRMLGFNVLQPMGWDAFGLPAENAALQNKSAPAAWTYSNIDYMKHQLKQLGLAIDWKREIATCRPEYYKWEQWLFTELFKKKLIYKKISTVNWDPVDQTVLANEQVIDGKGWRSGAVIEKKEIPQYFMKITEYADELLRDLDGLEGWPEQVKTMQRNWIGKSYGCEIEFSIKDHADHVKIYTTRPDTLLGVTYLAIAAEHPLASLIKKNNPTIEAFINECSRGSAAEADLATAEKIGIDSGLRAIHPITQKEVPIWIANYVLISYGSGAVMAVPAHDERDFHFAKKYNLNIEQVIEPIDAKTMNLEEGAYTDYGRLINSGEFNGLEFQEAFDAIVNKLTSLHKGKKTTQFRLRDWGISRQRYWGCPIPIIKCHSCGEVPVPEKDLPVVLPESIVMHGVGSPIKQDESFYKTTCPSCGKPAERETDTMDTFVESSWYFARYPSYNNQNAMVDERSDYWMPVDQYIGGIEHAILHLLYARFFNKILRDLGLIKHSEPFKNLLTQGMVLKNGTKMSKSKGNTVDPQSLIDQFGADTARLFIMFAAPPEQSLEWSDSGVEGANRFLKRLWKAVYDHHTKGKIAPYKEGELTAQTKNLRFELHQTIQKITDDIQRRHSFNTAISSVMELMNTFAKVEGEDAITVSVKQEVIQNVILLLNPFVPHICHALWDHLFNTAIDQEVWPKADPSALIKNEYEMVIQVNGKLRGNMLVSADLTQKDIELMALENEDVKRFISLESKVKKLIFVPKKLINIVTG from the coding sequence ATGCAATCCAACTACCCTTTTAAAAGTATTGAAGAAAAAGTTCGATCTTATTGGGATATGGAGCTTACATTCTCTGTTTCAGAAGACTCTAAAAAACCAAAATATTATTGTCTTTCTATGTTCCCTTATCCAAGCGGAAAACTTCATATGGGGCACGTTAGAAATTACACGATCGGCGATGTATTAAGTCGCTTTCATCGCATGCTTGGTTTTAATGTATTACAGCCCATGGGCTGGGATGCTTTTGGTTTGCCTGCTGAGAATGCGGCATTACAAAATAAATCTGCTCCTGCTGCTTGGACCTATAGCAATATTGATTACATGAAGCACCAATTAAAACAACTGGGCCTTGCTATTGACTGGAAAAGAGAAATTGCAACATGTCGACCAGAGTATTACAAATGGGAGCAATGGTTATTTACTGAACTCTTTAAAAAGAAATTAATTTACAAAAAAATTTCTACAGTTAATTGGGATCCGGTTGATCAAACTGTCCTTGCTAATGAACAAGTAATTGATGGAAAAGGATGGCGATCTGGCGCTGTTATTGAGAAAAAAGAAATTCCTCAATATTTTATGAAAATTACTGAATATGCGGATGAGCTTTTAAGGGATTTAGATGGTCTTGAAGGCTGGCCAGAGCAAGTCAAAACCATGCAAAGAAATTGGATTGGTAAAAGTTATGGCTGTGAAATTGAATTTTCTATTAAAGATCATGCTGACCACGTTAAAATCTATACTACCCGACCAGACACACTTTTAGGTGTGACTTACTTAGCTATTGCAGCAGAGCATCCCCTTGCTTCATTAATTAAAAAAAATAATCCTACAATTGAAGCATTCATTAACGAATGTTCAAGAGGCAGCGCTGCTGAGGCAGATCTTGCCACTGCAGAAAAAATAGGTATCGACTCTGGGCTCCGAGCTATTCACCCTATCACACAAAAAGAAGTACCGATTTGGATAGCTAATTATGTTCTTATAAGTTATGGCTCAGGAGCAGTCATGGCAGTTCCTGCGCATGATGAAAGAGATTTTCATTTTGCAAAAAAATACAACCTCAACATTGAACAAGTTATTGAGCCGATTGATGCAAAAACAATGAACCTTGAAGAGGGTGCTTACACTGATTATGGGCGGTTAATTAATTCGGGTGAATTTAATGGCTTAGAATTTCAGGAGGCATTTGATGCCATTGTTAATAAACTAACTTCTCTCCATAAAGGTAAAAAAACAACGCAGTTTAGATTACGTGACTGGGGAATTTCAAGGCAGCGTTATTGGGGATGCCCAATACCTATTATTAAATGTCATTCATGTGGCGAAGTACCTGTGCCAGAAAAAGATTTACCCGTAGTGCTGCCTGAGTCCATCGTTATGCATGGTGTTGGATCCCCTATCAAACAAGATGAATCTTTTTACAAAACAACCTGTCCTTCCTGCGGCAAGCCAGCTGAAAGAGAAACAGATACGATGGATACTTTTGTAGAGTCATCTTGGTACTTTGCTCGCTATCCAAGTTATAACAATCAAAATGCTATGGTGGATGAAAGAAGTGATTACTGGATGCCTGTTGATCAATACATCGGCGGTATTGAGCATGCCATCTTACATTTATTATATGCACGCTTTTTTAATAAGATCTTAAGAGACCTTGGCCTCATTAAACATTCAGAGCCATTTAAAAATCTTTTAACACAAGGTATGGTATTAAAAAATGGCACCAAAATGTCAAAATCAAAAGGCAATACTGTAGATCCTCAATCACTTATTGATCAGTTCGGTGCTGACACCGCAAGACTTTTTATTATGTTTGCAGCCCCTCCTGAGCAAAGTTTAGAATGGTCCGATAGTGGTGTTGAGGGAGCGAATCGCTTTTTAAAGCGGCTTTGGAAAGCTGTTTATGATCATCATACCAAAGGTAAAATTGCGCCTTATAAAGAAGGAGAGCTCACGGCTCAAACAAAAAATTTAAGATTTGAGTTACATCAGACCATACAAAAAATTACAGATGATATTCAAAGAAGACATAGTTTTAATACAGCCATATCTTCTGTGATGGAGCTTATGAATACCTTTGCAAAAGTGGAAGGTGAAGATGCTATAACAGTTTCAGTCAAACAAGAAGTGATACAAAATGTTATTTTGTTACTCAATCCTTTTGTGCCTCATATTTGTCATGCCTTATGGGATCATCTTTTTAATACTGCGATCGATCAAGAGGTTTGGCCTAAAGCTGACCCAAGCGCATTAATTAAGAACGAATATGAAATGGTGATTCAAGTGAACGGAAAACTTAGAGGAAATATGCTAGTATCAGCTGATCTTACACAAAAAGATATTGAGCTCATGGCCCTCGAAAATGAGGACGTTAAGCGATTTATAAGCCTTGAAAGTAAAGTTAAGAAATTGATATTTGTACCTAAAAAACTCATTAATATCGTCACAGGATAA
- a CDS encoding LPS-assembly protein LptD, whose amino-acid sequence MYRKTISPIWLVFFLLPQLSSAEDLVSEKQSSEIFQESVEIEGDSLETLLDRKMKAKGNAILKKGNKTIKAEVIEYDQISEKLITQGNTSIDLEKISLSGTKLNYRLSDQTGKMEDVTFNIKSDKKEETIVQKGIQVTKRYYDFRGDAKAIFFEGENKTKLESSRLTTCEVDSNDWYIKSKNMEIDTKKDQVKASHASLDFKGVPIFYMPSTSFSLNKNRQSGFLSSTFGTTSKSGFEFRTPYYFNISPNMDATLTARYLGKRGPLADGEFRYLTENYSGINQLQYMNHDQSSGQDNRYFLKLNHQHQFGRGWSGSYDLQKVSDNTYFSDLATMIQVTSVVNLPQRVNLNYSGDIWKLNLLTEKYQTLTNASNSPYQRLPQVNLSGKKDYDNFILDLKSQWTLFERDDKFASTFTDAQKITGSRFTMTPAITIPLTSEYGYIKPKVSANIRSYNLNNSPDNNKDIVTPIFSLDSGVYLDRNINFLNQNYTNTLEPRLFYVYIPYKDQSVLPNFDSGLADLNMQTLFYENQYNGQDRINDANQLTASLTSKFLDKNGRERLSAIIAQRYYFEDRRVFGNDLTEAKKANSDIFMGASAKLPNSLNLDAMFQFDPTSNSLLRSTLGSRYNPEPGKMLNVSYRLIDNIIDNNQDLEVLNAAGQWPLGNRFYSIGRYNYDLKSSQTIEVLAGLEYDGGCWVARSIFDRISLPTSPNPNYAFFIQLELNGIGSIGSDANKLNNFLYRNVPGLRNVNQIPDVNRQANFN is encoded by the coding sequence ATGTATAGAAAAACAATCTCACCGATATGGCTAGTGTTTTTTCTTCTTCCTCAGCTTTCATCTGCTGAAGACTTGGTAAGCGAAAAACAATCTTCAGAAATTTTTCAGGAATCAGTGGAAATTGAAGGGGATAGCCTTGAAACGCTTCTTGATAGAAAAATGAAAGCTAAAGGGAATGCTATTCTCAAAAAAGGCAATAAAACTATCAAAGCTGAAGTGATTGAGTATGATCAAATTTCAGAAAAACTCATTACACAAGGAAATACATCCATAGACCTAGAAAAAATTTCTCTTTCTGGCACAAAGCTTAATTATAGATTAAGCGACCAGACTGGGAAGATGGAGGATGTGACCTTTAATATAAAGTCTGATAAAAAAGAAGAAACGATCGTTCAAAAAGGCATTCAAGTTACCAAACGTTATTATGACTTCCGAGGTGATGCTAAAGCAATTTTTTTTGAAGGCGAAAATAAGACAAAACTTGAATCCAGTAGATTAACCACGTGTGAGGTAGATTCCAATGACTGGTATATTAAATCTAAAAATATGGAAATTGATACAAAAAAAGACCAAGTAAAAGCCTCACATGCCTCGCTTGATTTCAAAGGGGTCCCGATATTCTACATGCCTAGTACAAGCTTTTCTCTCAATAAAAATAGGCAATCTGGCTTCTTATCTTCGACCTTCGGCACTACATCTAAAAGTGGTTTTGAGTTTCGTACACCTTATTACTTTAATATTTCTCCTAATATGGATGCAACTCTGACAGCCAGGTATTTAGGTAAAAGAGGGCCTTTGGCGGATGGTGAGTTTCGCTACCTAACCGAAAACTATTCAGGAATTAATCAACTTCAATATATGAATCATGATCAATCTAGCGGTCAAGATAATAGATATTTTTTAAAACTTAATCATCAGCATCAATTTGGTAGGGGTTGGTCAGGATCTTATGATCTTCAAAAAGTATCAGATAATACTTACTTTTCTGATTTAGCCACTATGATTCAAGTTACTAGCGTGGTTAATTTACCTCAAAGAGTAAATCTAAATTATTCGGGTGATATTTGGAAATTAAACTTACTAACTGAAAAATATCAAACATTAACAAATGCATCAAATTCCCCATATCAAAGGCTTCCACAAGTCAATCTCTCGGGGAAAAAAGACTACGATAATTTCATATTAGACCTTAAGTCACAATGGACTCTTTTTGAAAGGGATGATAAGTTCGCATCAACATTCACAGATGCGCAAAAGATTACTGGGAGCAGATTTACAATGACTCCAGCAATCACTATTCCACTAACCTCTGAATACGGATATATTAAACCGAAAGTTTCTGCAAATATTAGATCTTATAATCTTAACAATTCACCTGATAATAACAAAGATATAGTCACACCAATTTTCTCTTTGGATAGCGGTGTTTATCTCGACAGAAATATAAATTTTTTAAATCAAAATTATACAAACACGCTTGAGCCGAGATTATTTTATGTCTACATTCCATATAAAGATCAATCAGTATTGCCTAACTTTGACTCAGGCCTTGCTGATTTAAATATGCAAACTTTATTTTATGAGAATCAATATAATGGGCAAGATCGAATAAATGATGCAAATCAATTAACTGCATCATTAACATCTAAATTTTTAGATAAAAATGGTAGGGAGAGATTATCTGCCATAATTGCTCAAAGATATTATTTTGAAGACAGAAGAGTCTTTGGTAATGATCTTACAGAAGCTAAAAAAGCAAATTCAGATATTTTTATGGGTGCATCAGCAAAATTACCAAATTCACTTAATCTAGATGCAATGTTTCAATTTGACCCAACCTCTAACAGTTTATTAAGAAGCACGCTTGGAAGTCGATATAATCCAGAGCCGGGAAAAATGCTCAATGTAAGCTATCGATTGATTGATAATATTATTGATAATAATCAAGATTTAGAAGTTTTAAATGCGGCGGGTCAATGGCCTCTCGGAAACCGATTCTACTCTATTGGTCGTTACAATTACGATTTGAAGAGCTCGCAAACTATTGAAGTTTTAGCAGGATTAGAATATGACGGCGGCTGCTGGGTTGCAAGATCAATCTTTGACAGAATATCATTGCCAACAAGCCCCAATCCAAATTATGCATTTTTTATTCAGCTTGAGTTAAATGGTATTGGTTCGATAGGTTCGGACGCTAACAAACTAAACAACTTTTTATACAGGAATGTTCCAGGCCTCAGAAACGTCAATCAAATTCCTGATGTTAATCGTCAAGCAAACTTTAACTAA
- the pdxA gene encoding 4-hydroxythreonine-4-phosphate dehydrogenase PdxA — MTSFKPHIVISSGEPSGIGLDLCVLLSTKKFPAFITVVGDKNALADRAAQLNKSITFYENTSIEHKGDHSLSIHHIPACENIQTGLLNPKNNQYVIDVLNFALDGCLNKSFDALVTAPIHKSIINESQPFTGHTEYIAHYTDTKNEVMMLTSKTMKVALVTTHVPLSQVSRLITSEKLEQTLRTIHRDLIHRFKINSPKIFVAGLNPHAGENGILGLEEINILTPVINKLKLEGMLIEGPLPADTLFTEKYIQKADCFLAMYHDQGLAVFKHANFGLGVNVTLGLPIIRTSVDHGTAIDLAGVGNIDPNSFYSAIDLAIDLAQKSHV, encoded by the coding sequence TTGACTTCTTTTAAGCCACATATCGTCATAAGCTCAGGCGAGCCTTCAGGCATTGGGCTTGATCTTTGTGTACTTCTTAGCACAAAAAAATTTCCTGCATTTATTACAGTGGTTGGCGATAAGAATGCGTTAGCTGATAGAGCTGCTCAACTCAATAAATCGATTACATTTTATGAGAATACTTCTATAGAGCATAAGGGCGATCACTCACTTTCCATACATCATATTCCTGCTTGCGAAAACATTCAGACAGGGCTGCTTAATCCTAAAAATAATCAATATGTTATTGATGTCCTAAACTTTGCATTAGACGGCTGCTTAAATAAATCTTTTGATGCGCTTGTCACAGCTCCTATTCATAAAAGCATCATCAATGAAAGCCAGCCTTTTACAGGCCATACTGAATATATTGCGCATTATACTGATACCAAAAATGAAGTTATGATGTTAACCTCTAAAACTATGAAAGTTGCACTTGTAACAACACATGTGCCGCTATCACAAGTGAGTCGCTTGATCACATCAGAAAAACTCGAGCAAACACTAAGAACAATTCATCGCGACTTGATTCATCGATTTAAAATAAATAGCCCCAAAATTTTTGTTGCAGGTCTTAATCCGCATGCAGGGGAAAATGGCATTTTAGGTTTAGAAGAAATTAATATTCTCACGCCAGTCATCAACAAATTAAAATTAGAAGGGATGTTGATTGAGGGTCCTCTCCCAGCAGATACGCTTTTCACAGAAAAGTATATCCAAAAAGCTGACTGCTTTTTGGCAATGTACCATGACCAAGGTCTCGCAGTTTTTAAACATGCTAATTTTGGCTTAGGTGTAAATGTTACCCTTGGCCTTCCCATTATTAGAACCTCAGTGGACCATGGAACTGCTATCGATTTAGCTGGAGTAGGCAACATAGATCCAAATAGCTTTTACAGTGCAATTGATTTAGCAATCGATTTGGCTCAAAAATCTCACGTATGA
- the adk gene encoding adenylate kinase: MRIVLLGAPGAGKGTQAQILKDKFNIPQISTGDMLRSAIKANTKLGFEAKQFMDSGALVPDQLIIELVKERIQDSDCKQGFLLDGFPRTIPQAEAMKQASIRIDIVIEIDVPDNIIVDRLSGRRTHIASGRIYHIHNNPPKIQDQDDITGEPLIQRDDDKKETILKRLDVYHSQTKPLVDYYSKWAASEIQELRYIKINGLGDVKDIQKTIFDQIN, encoded by the coding sequence ATGAGAATTGTTCTACTAGGAGCGCCGGGTGCCGGTAAGGGTACACAAGCCCAGATACTTAAAGACAAATTTAATATCCCCCAAATATCTACTGGAGACATGCTTCGTTCTGCTATTAAAGCAAACACAAAATTAGGTTTTGAAGCCAAACAATTTATGGATAGTGGCGCGCTTGTTCCAGATCAACTTATTATTGAATTAGTTAAAGAGCGGATACAAGATAGCGATTGTAAACAAGGCTTCTTGTTAGATGGCTTTCCTAGAACTATTCCTCAAGCCGAAGCAATGAAACAGGCTTCCATTAGGATTGATATAGTCATTGAAATTGATGTGCCAGATAACATTATTGTAGATAGGTTAAGCGGCCGAAGGACGCATATTGCTTCAGGTCGCATTTATCATATTCATAATAATCCCCCTAAAATTCAAGATCAGGATGACATCACAGGTGAGCCTCTTATTCAGAGAGATGATGATAAAAAAGAAACCATTCTAAAACGTCTTGACGTTTATCACAGCCAAACAAAGCCACTTGTTGATTATTATTCAAAATGGGCAGCGTCTGAAATTCAAGAGCTTCGCTATATTAAGATTAATGGCCTCGGTGATGTTAAAGATATCCAAAAAACAATTTTTGATCAAATTAATTAG
- the rsmA gene encoding 16S rRNA (adenine(1518)-N(6)/adenine(1519)-N(6))-dimethyltransferase RsmA, producing MKHIAKKKFGQNFLKDASIIHSIIQSINPLLDDALIEIGPGLGALTKPLLEKSNHLLAIELDRDIVSWMEKEYPKKKITIFNEDVLNFNFHQFDQKVRIVGNLPYNISTPVLFKCIENIVIIKDLHFMLQKEVVDRMIATPSSSDYGRLSVMLQYYFSMEHLVHVPKEAFDPEPKVESSFVRLIPYEQYPFIANNINQFGKIVKEAFSQRRKTIRNTLKSLINENDFEKIGINPQLRAENLSVSDFVKISNYLD from the coding sequence ATGAAACATATTGCTAAGAAAAAATTTGGGCAAAATTTTCTCAAAGATGCTTCGATTATTCATTCAATCATTCAATCAATCAACCCTCTTCTAGATGATGCTCTTATTGAAATAGGGCCTGGCCTTGGGGCGCTTACAAAACCGCTTCTCGAGAAATCTAATCATCTGTTAGCTATTGAACTTGATCGAGATATTGTAAGTTGGATGGAAAAAGAATACCCCAAAAAAAAAATTACCATATTCAATGAGGATGTTCTAAATTTTAACTTTCATCAGTTCGACCAAAAAGTAAGAATTGTAGGTAATTTACCTTACAACATTTCAACGCCTGTCCTTTTTAAATGTATTGAAAATATTGTAATTATTAAAGATCTTCATTTTATGTTACAAAAAGAAGTAGTAGATCGTATGATCGCCACACCTTCGTCTTCCGATTACGGGAGACTATCAGTGATGCTTCAATATTATTTTTCAATGGAGCATTTGGTTCATGTGCCGAAAGAGGCATTCGATCCGGAGCCTAAAGTTGAATCATCTTTCGTAAGGCTCATTCCTTACGAGCAATACCCTTTTATAGCTAACAATATCAATCAGTTTGGGAAGATTGTTAAGGAAGCTTTCTCCCAAAGAAGAAAGACTATTCGCAATACACTTAAATCCTTAATTAACGAAAATGACTTTGAGAAAATAGGTATCAATCCACAGTTAAGAGCCGAAAATTTATCAGTATCTGATTTCGTAAAAATTTCAAATTATCTGGATTAA
- a CDS encoding peptidylprolyl isomerase translates to MQLKKLISFFQIAFILLAMTISSYGYSKTESSIQKLDRIIAVVDQDVITEKELQEKINSVISNLKNQKIEIPSESVLRKQVMERLIANSIQIQLALQTGLKINDAQVDKTIERIAEKNKLNVVDFKKTLEKDGTNFYKFREEIRNEITIAQLKEREVDSKIVITDGEIDNFLNAQSKEIQDEYEVAHILIRVPEDVSPEKLEKLKNKAEEASKQIQSGKNFTQVSAAFSETPNALEGGSLGWKKASDLPTLFVDALKKIEVGLLTPILRSPNGFHILKLINKKGSSAPLVIEQTHVRHILIKLSEITSENEGRQKLMGIKERLENGIKFEDLAKQYSEDPSATNGGDLGWINPGDTVPEFEKTMKQLNINQISDPIKTPFGWHLIQVLEKRSQDMSKESARIQSRQQIKIRKSEEAYQDWLQELRDRSFVELRLEDNF, encoded by the coding sequence ATGCAACTTAAAAAATTAATATCTTTTTTCCAAATAGCTTTCATCCTTTTAGCCATGACAATTAGCTCTTATGGTTATTCAAAAACAGAAAGTAGCATTCAAAAACTAGACCGAATTATCGCTGTAGTTGATCAAGATGTTATTACCGAAAAAGAATTACAAGAAAAAATCAATTCGGTGATTAGCAACTTAAAAAATCAGAAAATTGAAATTCCTTCTGAAAGTGTTTTAAGAAAACAAGTGATGGAAAGATTAATTGCTAACAGCATTCAGATCCAACTTGCTCTTCAAACTGGACTAAAAATCAACGACGCCCAGGTTGATAAAACTATTGAGCGTATTGCAGAAAAAAATAAGCTTAATGTGGTTGATTTTAAAAAAACGCTAGAAAAAGATGGTACTAATTTTTATAAATTTAGAGAAGAAATTAGAAATGAAATCACAATTGCACAATTAAAAGAGCGTGAAGTTGATAGCAAAATTGTTATTACGGATGGTGAAATTGATAATTTCTTAAATGCTCAATCAAAAGAAATTCAGGATGAATATGAGGTCGCCCATATTCTTATTCGTGTTCCTGAGGACGTTTCCCCTGAAAAGCTTGAAAAACTAAAGAATAAGGCGGAAGAAGCTTCTAAACAAATTCAATCAGGTAAGAATTTTACGCAAGTCTCTGCAGCATTTTCAGAGACACCTAATGCGCTTGAGGGGGGCAGTCTGGGCTGGAAAAAAGCTTCAGATTTACCAACATTATTTGTGGATGCTCTTAAAAAAATAGAAGTGGGCTTGCTTACCCCAATTTTAAGAAGTCCTAATGGTTTTCATATCCTTAAATTAATCAATAAAAAAGGATCGAGCGCTCCTCTTGTTATAGAGCAAACACATGTAAGGCATATTTTAATTAAGCTTTCTGAAATTACCTCTGAAAATGAGGGCCGTCAAAAATTGATGGGAATTAAGGAGCGATTAGAAAATGGTATAAAGTTTGAGGATCTGGCAAAGCAATATTCGGAAGATCCTTCTGCAACCAATGGTGGGGATCTAGGCTGGATCAATCCAGGAGATACTGTGCCTGAATTTGAAAAAACAATGAAACAACTTAATATAAATCAAATCAGCGATCCTATTAAAACTCCATTTGGATGGCATCTTATTCAAGTTCTTGAAAAAAGATCTCAAGATATGTCGAAAGAATCAGCTCGCATTCAATCGAGACAACAAATCAAAATACGAAAATCTGAAGAGGCTTACCAAGATTGGCTGCAAGAATTAAGAGACCGCTCTTTTGTAGAGCTTCGCTTAGAAGACAACTTTTAA